The genomic interval TGCGGTGCTGTCCCTGTTGCTTTAACTGTCTGAACAATTCAACAGTACCTGAAATAGGCCCGCCCAGCATATCCGTCCATTTCCCATAATAATCACGAATGGAGGATTCCCAATCCGGAAATTCTTTGACCAACATTTGAGTGGCCTCTACAATGGAACGACCTGCATCCTGCTCCTCATTCCAGTCGGAGGTACAGATATGAGTAAAAAAATAGTCCCTTTTTTCCGGATTTTCAAAATATTGGTCATGAAAAACATAACGGGGGTTCCAGTCGATCAGTACCCCACCGAGGTCAAATATGATCGTGTCAATAGAGTGGTTCATCGTATTCTAAATTGGTGCCTGTCATTTTTTTATTCTCCAGCAATTTACTTCGTGAAGCGATAACTGCCGCAAGTGCGGTCATAAAAACCAGTAAAATTAATCCGGAAGACAGGTTGGTCTTCTCTGAAATAAACCCGATCAGCGATGGCCCTGCTAAAAAACCGATCAACCCGCCGGTGGTGACCATGGCAAAACCATCCACCGGTTTTACACCGGGAATATTGCCTGAGGCACTAAATAATACCGGTACGATACAGGAACAACCGAACCCCACCAGAATATAGCCGATAATGCCAGGCACCGCAGATGAAGAAAGCACCACCAGTAAAAAACCGGCTGCTGCAAGGGAGGCTCCGCCGATAACGACGGTCTTACTTCCTATACGGGTAACAAGTCCGTCTCCATTGAGCCGGCCTATCGTCATGGCCACAGCAAATCCGGTGTATCCAAGACTTAATAACTCCTTAGGGGCTCCAATCACTTCGCGGAAATAGATGGCGCTCCAGTCGGCGACACAACCTTCCGACATAAAGATCACGAGACAAATAAAAGATATGCTCAATACACTCAGCGATGGAAATTTCAATCCCGACCGGCTATGTATGATCTCATCATGTGACAATAAGTGCTTTCGGTTAAAAAAAACAATTGAGGCCACAAACGTGGCCATGATCAATATTTGCCAGGTAGGTCCCAACCCGCCAGCTACAAATAAAGGGACTAGTCCCGTACTGATGCCCCCGCCAATACTATACAAAGCGTGGCTGGTGCTCATCAACTTGCGGTTGTATTTTTTTTCAAACGCGTTGATGGTGGTATTGACCGACACCCCATTGAAAAAACCATTGATGCCAAAGAGGTATAAACTGATCCAGAAGACATAAAGATTGGGGGCATTGACCAGCATGATCATGATCAAGGCCAGCGAGAGATAACCAGTAACCATCCAGGTTCCAACCGCGATACGGCTAAACAATCTGCCTGATAATGCTACAGCAGTCAAAGCGCCAAGAGGTGATAAGAGAAGGGATAAACCCAGTGTGCCATCAGATAATCCCAGTCGCACTTTGATTTCCGGGATGGCGCCTACCCAGATTCCAAAGAGCAGGCTGGTACAGGCCAGTAATACACTGACTGCAAAAACAGGCCTGAGCCGGATGAAACTGGACAGGTTTTTCCACATAAGCCGGGTCGTACTACTTTTATTTCAATTTTAAAAAGATCATGACAGAACAAAGCGAGATCATGATGACATTGGTGACGATGATGACATTATCCTGCTTCATCACCCCATAGGCGATCCACATCACTTCATTGATAAAGGCAATGACAAACATCATCAGCGACACATTGGCCGCGGATTTTTCCTTCCAGGTTTTTAATACTTGCGGGAGGAAGGTGAGGGCGGTAACTGCGCAGGCGGAGTAACCGAGTAGGTCGACTGTACTCATGTTGGCAATTTCGTTTCAGTTTTTAATACTAAAGACTAAAAGCTAATAGCTATTGGCTATTAGCTTTCAATATTCTTGAACGTTCATTTCTTTTTCTTCTTTTTTGTTCCAAATTCTTTGATCTGCTCAGGTGTGGCGGGTGCCAGGCTGATGGCAGCACCACCACCGGCAGCCAGTTTAACCCACATACCCGATTTCGAATCCACGATCATTTTGTCGATGGCGTAGGCTTCGGGATTGTTTTGCCAATGAGCATCCGAGGCATCGCGATAGATCGTAGCCAGGTATTTGGTTCCTTCAGTTAAAAAGTCCAGTTTAACGGATACATCCCGTGGTTTTTCATCGGTGATCGCGCCAATGAACCAGGCAGATGAATTCTTTCCTTTCCGGGCAATGGTTAAATATTCACCGGGCTCGGCCTCCAGGATACGTGTATCATCCCAGTCCACAGCCACATCTTTGATAAACTGAAAGGCATCCGGACGGGCTTCATAATTCTCCGGCAGGTCAGCCGCCATTTGCAAAGGACTATACATGGTTACATACAAAGCCAATTGTTTGGCCAGGGTTGTATGTACCTGTTCCTTTTTATCCGGATTATAATGGCTCATTTTGATCTTGAAGATGCCGGGGGTATAATCCATTGGCCCACCGATCAAACGGGTAAAAGGTAAGATGGTCTCATGATCGGGAGGGTTACCTACACTCCAGGCATTGAACTCATTTCCCCGGGCGGCCTCACTCGCCACCCAATTGGGGTACGTGCGATGAAGACCTGTCAGCCGAACCGATTCATGCATATCTACCATAATGCCATATTGTGCTGTTTTGGCTGCCACCCGTTCAAAATGCTTTACCATCCATTGTCCATCGTGGTGTTCACCACGGGGAATGATGCGTCCCACATAGCCGGTTTTTACCGCGTCATAATTAAATTGTTTCATCAGGCGATAAGCTGTATCCATCCAACGTTCATAGTTGGTCACGGAGGCTGATGTTTCATGGTGCATGATGATCTTTACCCCTTTACTCTTCGCATAGTTGGATAGTTCGGCAATATCAAAATCGGGATAGGGGGTCACAAAGTCAAATACATCTTCTTTCCATTGCCCAAACCAATCTTCCCAGCCGGTGTTCCATCCTTCTACCAGTACAGACTGGATATTATTTTTGGCAGCAAAGTCGATATACCTTTTTACATTGGCTGTATTGGCACCATGGGGCACCTTGGTCGCTTGCTGGCTGCCTACCTGTCCGCCGCTATAATCCCAGCTACTCACTCCCACATGCATTTCCCACCATACGCCAACAAATTTTTGAGGTTTGATGAATGAAGTATTCGGAACTTTAGAAGGCTCATTCAGGTTAAGGATCATTTTAGACGATAAGAGGTCAGCCGCTTTATCGCTGATAAGGATGGTACGCCAGGGTGTTTGGGTTGGCGTTTGCAAGTAGGCTTTGTTTCCAACAGCGTCAGGCACCAGGTGTGAATGAAAGGTAAAATTGCTTTTGTCCAGTACCAGGTTCAGGGCCGGATAGTTTACCAGGGCCGCCTCATGAATATTGATGTACAAGCCTTCCGCTGTTTTCATCATCAGCGGTGTTTGAACCGCATTCCGATCAAAAAAGGTTTTAGCATGGATCTCGGCACTCAATTTTCCTCCGGCCGCATCGATCTCACTTAATTTGGTCTGGTTGTACCAGTATTCATTGGTGTCATAATCGCCCGGTATCCACCATGCGGTATGATCGCCGGTGAGGGCGATCTGGGTCATTTCTTCACCAATGACAAAATGTTTGAGATTAGGCTGATCAGGAAATTCAAAACGAAAACCTACTCCTTCATCAAAAACACGGGCTATGAATATCACAACAATATCGTTGGTGGTTTTCAGTTTGAGGGCAATCTCATTACAATGATTACGGATCGTTTTTACTTCACCCCATACCGGATCCCAGCTTTCATCGATGGTGCGTTTGTTTATAGAAGTGACGCTGAATTTATCAAGCAGTATGGCGGGCACATTAAATGTAAAACCGATCGAAGAAGGTTTAACCACGCTCATGCCTTTGTAATCGACAGCATAAGCCAATTTATCACCCGGATTAGATATCAGGCGAAAGACCATATTCCCGTTGGGGGAAGCGATGGATTCAATATCAGCGGCAAACAATACAGGAGTTATGACCAGCCAGGCGGTCAACAGGGAAAGAAACTTTTTCATATCCGGAAAATTTGAAGGGTGAAGGTAGGAACTCGGGTGGATTTCCAAATTGATTCTTGTTAGTTTGTTTCTCACTACGAAGGCCGAAAGAAATTTCAATTACTTATCTCTTTTCCAATAACCACCACAAACGTTTGCGGGGCTTCACGGTGTAGTTTGTCCGAATATAATGCAGTACATGATTTACGGCTTCTGCCGGGTCATCGGTCAGGAGAACCAGTGACAGGTCTTCCCGGGAGATAGTGCCGTTCTCAGCCATATGTTCGATCATATCCCATAGTTCTTTATAATACTCTTTCCCAAGTAATACTATGGGAAAAGCGCTGATGGTACGGGTTTGCACCAGCGTAACTGTTTCAAATAATTCATCCATGGTACCAAAACCACCAGGCATAATGATAAACCCGTAGGAGTATTTGGTAAGCAATACTTTGCGGACAAAGAAATGCTCAAAGGTGATGGACTTGTGTACGTAGGGGTTTATATGTTGTTCAAAAGGCAATTGAATATTACAGCCAATGGAGGTTCCCCCTGCTTCAAATGCACCCCGGTTGGCCGCCTCCATAATGCCGGGGCCACCGCCGGTCATGGTGGTCATTCCCGATTCTGCCACCAGGCGTCCTACCTCCCGGGCAGCAAAATAATATGGATGGTCTTCCTTGAACCTTGCTGAGCCAAAAACAGTGACACAGGGCCCGGCAAAATGGAGGGTTCGAAATCCGCGGATGAACTGCCGAAACACCCGAAAGGCAAAGGATAATTCATACCCACGGCTTTTGGGTCCATCGAGAAAAACATGAGATTTGGGAGGAATGAGGCGGGGAAGCTGTTTCATTTTGCTGATTTGGAAATTTGAGGATCCGGAAATAGGTAAACCGGCTTACAAATTATCACTTTATCTCATCTTAAAATCATCAAATTCACAAATCATCAAAATTCCAAATTCTCAAATTCCGCATCTAAATCATTTTGTACCTTGTGGCTATGCGTATCATTTCTTATAACGTAAACGGCATTCGGGCCGCGGTAAAAAAAGGATTCATTGATTGGTTAAAGACCGATCCGGCAGATATTATCTGTATCCAGGAGACAAAAGCCACCAAGGAAGATGTGGACCATCAATTGTTCACGAGCCTCGGCTATCATGATTACTGGTTTTCCGCACAGAAAAAAGGATATAGCGGAGTAGCCGTTTTTTCCAAAATAAAACCTGACAAAGTAGAAACCGGAAACGGACATAGTGCCAGCGATGATGAAGGTCGGGTGATTCAATTAGACTTTGGTGATATCCGTCTTATCAATGCCTATTTTCCCTCTGGTACAAGTGGTGATGAAAGACAGGGATTTAAATATACCTGGCTGGATGAGTTTCAGGTTTACCTGAATAAATTAAAAAAGAAACACCCCAAGCTTATTCTCTGTGGTGATTATAATATCGCCCATCAGGAAATCGATATCCATGACCCCAAAGGGAATAAGAAATCGAGCGGGTTTCTGCCCGAAGAGCGGGAATGGATGACCAAATTCTATGAAAGCGGATGGGTAGACAGTTTCCGTGTCTTTCATCCCGAGCCACATCGGTATAGTTGGTGGAGCCAGCGCTTTCCCAGTGTGCGGTTGAATAACAAAGGCTGGCGGATCGATTATATCAATGTCACCGAGCCTCTCCGTAACCAATTAAAGGATGCGGAGATTTTTCCGGATGTAAAGCACAGTGATCATTGTCCCGTTTATTTGGAGTTGAAGAAATAAGGTGAAGGGAAAGGGTTTTAGATAATGGGTTATAAGTTGGGGATAGACGATTAAAGCTAAACGTTATGGGTCTTCTGATTCTATTGGCCATCCTGGTGCCTGTCACCTTCCTTATCCTGCTATTAATGATCTATTCAAGGGTCAATGAGAACAGGGATCTTTTACAATTCATTGAAAAAAGACTGAGAAAGATTGAGGAGCAGAAGGATGTATTGACGAAAACAGTGGAAAAAACGGATACGCTGGTTAAGCCGGAGACCCGGGAGGAGCCCGTAATTGCCACCCCTTCAACTGTTATTCCTGCATCGACCATCGAGCCTGTGCCTATCATCGTAAAGGAAGAAATTATCGAAGAGGAAGAATTCACGCCTGTTCCGGAGAATGATCCGGCGCCGCTCCCTTCTTTTAGCTCATTTTCAGAAGCACTTAAAGAAAAAACCCGTCAGGTTCATTCACCCTCCCGTAAGGAAAGAGACCTGGAGAAATTCATTGGAGAAAACCTGGCCAATAAGATCGGGATAGCGATTTTGGTGCTGGGGATCGGTTTTTTTGTAAAATATGCCATAGATAAAAACTGGATCAATGAAACCGGACGGGTCCTCATAGGTTTTGCCTGTGGTTTGATCCTGCTTTTCTTTGCTCACCGCATCCGAAATTCATATCGCTCCTTTAGCTCTGTACTGGTAGGAGGTGGATTGGCCGTTTTTTATTTCACCATTGCCTTTGCCTTTCAGGAGTATCACTTGCTGGGTCAAAAAATGGCGTTCTCCGCTATGGTGGTGACCACCGCCCTGGCAGTAGGTTTATCCATTTTTTATGATCGGCTTGAATTGGCTATACTCGCAACAGTTGGTGGGTTTATCACCCCATTTCTCCTGAGTACCGGGCAGGATAACTACCAGGCCTTGTTTACCTATATGGCGATCCTGAATGCTGGTTGGATGATTCTTTCGGTCTTCAAGCGATGGCCGGTGGTCAATTTTATAGCCCTTTTTTTTACCGTTTTCATCGTCAGTTTCTGGTTCATTGATCGAAAATACCTCAACGGAGAACCGATACCTCTCCAGCCATCCCTGCTATTCTTTACCTTTTTTTACCTGGAATTTGTGGCGATGAATATCCTTCACCAGATAGTACATAAACGACCCTTTCTCGGGTTCGATTTTATAGTTCTGCTGGGTGTAAATGGGTTGTATTTTGCGGCAGGATACAACCTGTTTGATGCATTCCCCGAAAAAGACCAAAGCGGACTTCTTTCCGCTTTGCTCGGGTTATTCAATCTTGGCCTTTATTTTTTCTTCCGGAACAAAAAGGACA from Chitinophagales bacterium carries:
- a CDS encoding HAD family phosphatase, translating into MNHSIDTIIFDLGGVLIDWNPRYVFHDQYFENPEKRDYFFTHICTSDWNEEQDAGRSIVEATQMLVKEFPDWESSIRDYYGKWTDMLGGPISGTVELFRQLKQQGQHRTYALTNWQANLFDIALVRYDFLHWFDGRVVSGEEKTRKPFPEFYHRLLDRYSVQPQQALFIDDNLRNVKAAEDLGITSIHFQNPEQLKEQLRYHQILT
- a CDS encoding MFS transporter, whose protein sequence is MWKNLSSFIRLRPVFAVSVLLACTSLLFGIWVGAIPEIKVRLGLSDGTLGLSLLLSPLGALTAVALSGRLFSRIAVGTWMVTGYLSLALIMIMLVNAPNLYVFWISLYLFGINGFFNGVSVNTTINAFEKKYNRKLMSTSHALYSIGGGISTGLVPLFVAGGLGPTWQILIMATFVASIVFFNRKHLLSHDEIIHSRSGLKFPSLSVLSISFICLVIFMSEGCVADWSAIYFREVIGAPKELLSLGYTGFAVAMTIGRLNGDGLVTRIGSKTVVIGGASLAAAGFLLVVLSSSAVPGIIGYILVGFGCSCIVPVLFSASGNIPGVKPVDGFAMVTTGGLIGFLAGPSLIGFISEKTNLSSGLILLVFMTALAAVIASRSKLLENKKMTGTNLEYDEPLY
- a CDS encoding glycoside hydrolase family 97 protein, which produces MKKFLSLLTAWLVITPVLFAADIESIASPNGNMVFRLISNPGDKLAYAVDYKGMSVVKPSSIGFTFNVPAILLDKFSVTSINKRTIDESWDPVWGEVKTIRNHCNEIALKLKTTNDIVVIFIARVFDEGVGFRFEFPDQPNLKHFVIGEEMTQIALTGDHTAWWIPGDYDTNEYWYNQTKLSEIDAAGGKLSAEIHAKTFFDRNAVQTPLMMKTAEGLYINIHEAALVNYPALNLVLDKSNFTFHSHLVPDAVGNKAYLQTPTQTPWRTILISDKAADLLSSKMILNLNEPSKVPNTSFIKPQKFVGVWWEMHVGVSSWDYSGGQVGSQQATKVPHGANTANVKRYIDFAAKNNIQSVLVEGWNTGWEDWFGQWKEDVFDFVTPYPDFDIAELSNYAKSKGVKIIMHHETSASVTNYERWMDTAYRLMKQFNYDAVKTGYVGRIIPRGEHHDGQWMVKHFERVAAKTAQYGIMVDMHESVRLTGLHRTYPNWVASEAARGNEFNAWSVGNPPDHETILPFTRLIGGPMDYTPGIFKIKMSHYNPDKKEQVHTTLAKQLALYVTMYSPLQMAADLPENYEARPDAFQFIKDVAVDWDDTRILEAEPGEYLTIARKGKNSSAWFIGAITDEKPRDVSVKLDFLTEGTKYLATIYRDASDAHWQNNPEAYAIDKMIVDSKSGMWVKLAAGGGAAISLAPATPEQIKEFGTKKKKKK
- a CDS encoding TIGR00730 family Rossman fold protein, which encodes MKQLPRLIPPKSHVFLDGPKSRGYELSFAFRVFRQFIRGFRTLHFAGPCVTVFGSARFKEDHPYYFAAREVGRLVAESGMTTMTGGGPGIMEAANRGAFEAGGTSIGCNIQLPFEQHINPYVHKSITFEHFFVRKVLLTKYSYGFIIMPGGFGTMDELFETVTLVQTRTISAFPIVLLGKEYYKELWDMIEHMAENGTISREDLSLVLLTDDPAEAVNHVLHYIRTNYTVKPRKRLWWLLEKR
- the xth gene encoding exodeoxyribonuclease III — translated: MRIISYNVNGIRAAVKKGFIDWLKTDPADIICIQETKATKEDVDHQLFTSLGYHDYWFSAQKKGYSGVAVFSKIKPDKVETGNGHSASDDEGRVIQLDFGDIRLINAYFPSGTSGDERQGFKYTWLDEFQVYLNKLKKKHPKLILCGDYNIAHQEIDIHDPKGNKKSSGFLPEEREWMTKFYESGWVDSFRVFHPEPHRYSWWSQRFPSVRLNNKGWRIDYINVTEPLRNQLKDAEIFPDVKHSDHCPVYLELKK
- a CDS encoding DUF2339 domain-containing protein, whose protein sequence is MGLLILLAILVPVTFLILLLMIYSRVNENRDLLQFIEKRLRKIEEQKDVLTKTVEKTDTLVKPETREEPVIATPSTVIPASTIEPVPIIVKEEIIEEEEFTPVPENDPAPLPSFSSFSEALKEKTRQVHSPSRKERDLEKFIGENLANKIGIAILVLGIGFFVKYAIDKNWINETGRVLIGFACGLILLFFAHRIRNSYRSFSSVLVGGGLAVFYFTIAFAFQEYHLLGQKMAFSAMVVTTALAVGLSIFYDRLELAILATVGGFITPFLLSTGQDNYQALFTYMAILNAGWMILSVFKRWPVVNFIALFFTVFIVSFWFIDRKYLNGEPIPLQPSLLFFTFFYLEFVAMNILHQIVHKRPFLGFDFIVLLGVNGLYFAAGYNLFDAFPEKDQSGLLSALLGLFNLGLYFFFRNKKDTDPGFARLLLGLGLSFLTLAIPVQFNGHIVTLFWAAESLILFWIYQRSRMKVLLLSLIVVVPLMLISLLEDWGDAYMWSNETLRILFNEGVFSTLAVAIALFGIQIMHRKEADTYLAGKLQNKAVKTFLLIAGYLVVWIGGVLEIDHQFGARSNVLKMIYIPLYSFLTVAFILIRYKKQANGVLRITLTALCLGLYFYFLDPQEDATFYIIDQGKSSWHMLAHFVGAAVLFYLIYLLIQWFRFNGKDWASYQNLFTWLFSAAIVLILSVEIYHLMLWVYYKPGGKIDYWWNLYAKAGLSIIWGICSFAFMWVGMQKKFRMLRIVSLSLFSVTLVKLFLYDIRNIPPGGKIAAFILLGVLLLVISFMYQRLKKVVLEE